The Pseudohongiella acticola region GGTAGTCGGATTTGAGCGGGCCGTTGTGATCAAACACAACACAGGCCCCGACCGTGCTTTCACCCATGGTATGGCTGATATCAAAACATTCGATGCGTTGCGGCAGCGCGTCCAGACTCAGTTCGGTCTGCAGCTGTTCAAAACGTTTGAACATGCTCTGGCGGTTGTTGATATGGCTCTGTATCGCCAGTTGAGCATTGGACAGGGCCAGATCACGCCAGCGCGCGCGGTGACCGCGGACATTGCCACGCACCGACACCGCTTTGCCGGCGGCGGCGCTGAGCGCTTCCTGCAGGCCCTTCTGCTCCTTGATCACGGGAAACACCACGACCTCGGCAGGAATCGCCGCGGCGGCCAGTTCGCCGCTATCGCGCAGATAGTATTGCGCAATAAATGCCGTCAGCAGGTCTGCCGGAGTCTCCGCCATCCGGTCTTTGGGAAAAAAGTTGCGACTGCCGATGATGCGTCCGCCGCGAATGACAATAACGTGCACACAGGTGTAGGCGCCTTCCAGTACTGCCGCCAGCACATCGGCATCGTTACCGTCGCCGGAAATCACCTGCTGACTCTGAATACGGCGCAGGTCGGAAATTTTGTCACGGATGCGGGCGGCCTGCTCGTACTCCATCGCTTCCGCCTTCTGGTCCATGCGCTGACCCAGCGACTGAATCAATGTGTCACTGCGCCCCTGCAGAAACAGGCTGGCGTCCTGCACGTCCAGTGAATAGTCGGACGGTGAGATGTAACCGACACAGGGCGCGGTGCAGCGTCCAATCTGATATTGCAGACAGGGCCGGCTGCGGTTGCGGAAGTAACTGTCTTCACACTGACGTACCCGGAATACCTTCTGCAGCAACGACAGGCTTTCGCGCACGGCACTGGCGCTGGGATAGGGCCCGAAGAAGGTGGCATCGCGGCGACGGCTGCCGCGGTAGAACGCCAGCCGTGGGTAGGCGTCTTTATGGGTGAGCATGATGTAGGGATAGGTTTTGTCGTCACGCAGCTGAATATTGTACGGCGGCTTCAGCTTTTTGATCAGGTTCTGTTCCAGCAGCAGCGCTTCGGTTTCGCTGTTGGTCACCGTGACATCGATGGCGTCTATGTGTGACACCAGCGCCATGGTTTTGGTATCCAGACCACTGGCACGAAAATAGTTACTGACACGTTTCTTCAGGTTGCGCGCCTTGCCCACGTACAGCACGTCACCGTCGCGGTCGAGCATGCGATAGACACCGGGGCGCTGGCTCATCACAGCGAGCACGGATTTGGCGTCGAAAGCGGACTCCATAACCTTGTCGGCGGCAGACTTTTTGTCTTTGCCGGCAGGCTTGCTCTGAGCCTTGTCCAGAGCTTTATTTGAGTCGTCGCCAGCGCCAGTCATAACCCACCCGCCGGCGCCGGAATCAGACAGACTTCCGGTTGCAGTCGCACATTAAATTTTTGCTGCACGCTGTTCATGATCTCCCGGGCCAGCGCCAGGATCTGTTGACCATTGCCACCGCCGTGGTTGACCAGCACCAGCGCCTGCTGATCATGCACACCGACGGTGCCACGCCGCACGCCTTTCCAGCCGGCCTGATCAATCAACCAGGCAGCGGGGATTTTGACATCCGTGGTCGCGGTGGCAAAGTGCGGAATCTGCGGCCACTGTTGCTGCAGACTGGCAAAGGCCTGAGCACTGACGACAGGGTTACGAAAGAAACTGCCGGCATTGCCCACCACGGCCGGGGCGGGCAGTTTGCTGCGACGAATAGCGCACACGGCATCAAACACCTGTTGCGGACTCATGTCGGCACT contains the following coding sequences:
- the uvrC gene encoding excinuclease ABC subunit UvrC; this translates as MESAFDAKSVLAVMSQRPGVYRMLDRDGDVLYVGKARNLKKRVSNYFRASGLDTKTMALVSHIDAIDVTVTNSETEALLLEQNLIKKLKPPYNIQLRDDKTYPYIMLTHKDAYPRLAFYRGSRRRDATFFGPYPSASAVRESLSLLQKVFRVRQCEDSYFRNRSRPCLQYQIGRCTAPCVGYISPSDYSLDVQDASLFLQGRSDTLIQSLGQRMDQKAEAMEYEQAARIRDKISDLRRIQSQQVISGDGNDADVLAAVLEGAYTCVHVIVIRGGRIIGSRNFFPKDRMAETPADLLTAFIAQYYLRDSGELAAAAIPAEVVVFPVIKEQKGLQEALSAAAGKAVSVRGNVRGHRARWRDLALSNAQLAIQSHINNRQSMFKRFEQLQTELSLDALPQRIECFDISHTMGESTVGACVVFDHNGPLKSDYRRYNIEGIQGGDDYAAMDQALTRRYGKLSSQLQALQDAPTLGPGEEAEAQSADAEHIGSVKDQELLASKVPDILLIDGGKGQLAQAIDVLKGCQLPEIMLIGIAKGISRRAGQETLFVATVDGMQELAIPGHSPALHLLQQVRDEAHRFAITGHRARRAKTRQQSPLEQIPGLGPSRRRELLKYFGGQQEIMRASESDLARTPGISKKLAGVIYEALHNE